One stretch of Streptomyces sp. A2-16 DNA includes these proteins:
- a CDS encoding ABC transporter ATP-binding protein, translating to MAEDTRGEQTPTVIADDLHIVYRVNGAKTGKGSATAALSRILKRGEERGVRKVHAVRGVSFVAYKGEAIGLIGSNGSGKSTLLRAIAGLLPAESGRVYTHGQPSLLGVNAALMNDLTGERNVILGGLAMGMSREQIKERYQEIVDFSGINEKGDFITLPMRTYSSGMAARLRFSIAAAKDHDVLMIDEALATGDRKFQKRSEERIRELRKEAGTVFLVSHNNKSIRDTCDRVLWLERGELRMDGPTDEVIKEYEKFTGK from the coding sequence GTGGCTGAGGACACCCGGGGCGAGCAGACCCCCACCGTCATCGCGGACGACCTGCACATCGTCTACCGCGTCAACGGCGCCAAGACCGGCAAGGGCAGTGCGACCGCCGCGCTGAGCCGCATTCTCAAGCGCGGCGAGGAGCGCGGTGTGCGCAAGGTGCACGCCGTGCGGGGCGTGTCGTTCGTCGCGTACAAGGGCGAGGCGATCGGCCTGATCGGCTCCAACGGCTCCGGCAAGTCGACCCTGCTGCGTGCGATCGCCGGTCTGCTGCCCGCCGAGAGCGGTCGCGTCTACACGCACGGCCAGCCTTCCCTGCTCGGCGTCAACGCCGCTCTGATGAACGACCTGACGGGTGAGCGGAACGTCATCCTGGGCGGTCTCGCCATGGGGATGTCCCGGGAGCAGATCAAGGAGCGCTACCAGGAGATCGTCGACTTCTCCGGGATCAACGAGAAGGGCGACTTCATCACCCTTCCGATGCGCACCTACTCCTCCGGCATGGCGGCCCGGCTGCGCTTCTCCATCGCCGCCGCCAAGGACCACGACGTCCTCATGATCGACGAGGCGCTGGCCACCGGTGACCGCAAGTTCCAGAAGCGTTCCGAGGAACGCATCCGGGAACTGCGCAAGGAGGCCGGCACGGTGTTTCTCGTCAGTCACAACAACAAGTCGATCCGTGACACCTGCGACCGCGTCCTGTGGCTGGAGCGCGGTGAGCTGCGCATGGACGGTCCGACCGACGAGGTCATCAAGGAGTACGAGAAGTTCACGGGCAAGTAG
- the hpnE gene encoding hydroxysqualene dehydroxylase HpnE: MTDGQRSGRDAVVIGGGLAGITAALALADAGVRVTLLEGRPRLGGLAFSFQRGELTVDNGQHVYLRCCTAYRWFLDRIEGTALAPLQDRLDVPVLDVARPAGRRLGRLRRDALPVPLHLGRSLATYPHLSLAERARVGRAALALKGLDLADPSLDAQDFGSWLTAHGQSTRAVEALWDLVGVATLNAVAGDASLGLAAMVFKTGLLSDPGAADIGWAHVPLGELHDRLARKALDSAGVRTEVRTRVTSISTDENGTWSVQVPGETLRADAVVLAVAQQEAGDLLPEGALDAPENLREIGTAPILNVHVVYDRKVLDKPFFAALGTPVQWVFDRTEASGLREGQYLALSQSAAHDEIDEPVAVLRERYLPELERLLPVARGAEVKDFFVTRERTATFAPTPGVGRLRPGARTKAPGLYLAGAWTATGWPATMESAVRSGVSAADAALAALGRPRPARLFEFEEAA; the protein is encoded by the coding sequence ATGACCGACGGACAGCGGTCCGGGCGGGACGCCGTCGTGATCGGCGGCGGGCTCGCCGGCATCACCGCCGCGCTCGCGCTCGCGGACGCCGGAGTGCGCGTCACCCTGCTCGAAGGCAGGCCGCGCCTGGGCGGGCTCGCCTTCTCCTTCCAGCGCGGCGAACTGACCGTCGACAACGGACAGCACGTCTACCTGCGCTGCTGCACCGCCTACCGCTGGTTCCTCGACCGCATCGAGGGGACGGCGCTGGCACCGCTGCAGGATCGTCTCGACGTGCCCGTGCTCGACGTGGCCCGGCCCGCGGGCCGACGGCTCGGCAGACTGCGGCGCGACGCGCTGCCCGTCCCGCTGCATCTGGGGCGCAGCCTCGCGACCTATCCGCATCTCTCGCTCGCCGAGCGGGCAAGGGTGGGGCGTGCCGCGCTCGCGCTGAAGGGGCTGGACCTCGCCGATCCGAGCCTGGACGCACAGGACTTCGGCAGCTGGCTGACCGCGCACGGTCAGTCGACGCGTGCCGTCGAGGCCCTGTGGGACCTGGTCGGGGTCGCCACCCTCAACGCGGTCGCGGGCGACGCCTCGCTGGGGCTCGCCGCGATGGTGTTCAAGACCGGTCTGCTGTCCGACCCGGGCGCGGCCGACATCGGCTGGGCGCATGTCCCGCTGGGTGAACTGCACGACCGGCTGGCCCGCAAGGCGCTCGACTCCGCGGGCGTGCGTACCGAGGTCCGTACACGCGTCACCTCCATCTCTACTGACGAGAACGGCACTTGGAGCGTTCAGGTTCCCGGGGAGACGCTCCGGGCCGACGCGGTCGTGCTCGCCGTGGCGCAGCAGGAGGCGGGTGACCTGCTGCCGGAGGGGGCGCTCGACGCTCCGGAAAATCTTCGGGAGATCGGCACCGCGCCGATCCTCAACGTCCATGTCGTCTACGACCGCAAGGTCCTCGACAAGCCGTTCTTCGCGGCTCTCGGCACCCCCGTGCAGTGGGTCTTCGACCGCACCGAGGCCTCCGGGCTGCGCGAGGGCCAGTACCTCGCCCTGTCCCAGTCGGCCGCGCACGACGAGATCGACGAGCCGGTGGCCGTGCTGCGCGAGCGCTATCTGCCCGAGCTGGAGCGGCTGCTGCCGGTCGCCCGCGGCGCCGAGGTCAAGGACTTCTTCGTGACAAGGGAGCGCACGGCGACCTTCGCTCCCACCCCCGGTGTCGGACGGCTGCGGCCCGGCGCCCGTACGAAAGCCCCCGGCCTCTACCTGGCCGGCGCGTGGACCGCCACAGGGTGGCCCGCGACCATGGAGAGTGCGGTCCGCAGCGGTGTGAGTGCGGCGGACGCCGCCCTCGCCGCCCTGGGCCGGCCCCGCCCCGCCCGTCTCTTCGAGTTCGAGGAGGCGGCGTGA
- a CDS encoding CDP-alcohol phosphatidyltransferase family protein: protein MSRPSVAELRPVVHPAGVKDRRSGEHWMGRLYMREVSLRVDRYLVNTRVTPNQLTYLMTVFGVLAAPALLVPGIPGAVLGVVCVQMYLLLDCVDGEIARWKKQYSLNGVYLDRVGAYLTDAAVLVGFGLRAADLFGSGRIDWLWAFLGTLAALGAILIKAETDLVGVARHQAGKPPVQEAAAEMRSSGMALARKAASLLRFHRLILGIEASLLILVLAVVDQMRGDLFFSRLGVAVLAAIALLQTLLHLVSILASSRLK, encoded by the coding sequence ATGTCAAGGCCATCGGTAGCTGAACTCCGTCCGGTCGTCCACCCCGCAGGGGTCAAGGACCGGCGCAGCGGTGAGCACTGGATGGGACGCCTCTACATGCGTGAGGTGTCCCTGCGGGTGGACCGCTACCTGGTGAACACCAGGGTCACGCCCAACCAGCTCACGTACCTGATGACCGTCTTCGGTGTCCTCGCGGCCCCGGCGCTCCTGGTGCCGGGGATCCCGGGGGCCGTGCTCGGCGTCGTCTGCGTCCAGATGTACCTGCTGCTCGACTGCGTCGACGGCGAGATCGCGCGCTGGAAGAAGCAGTACTCGCTCAACGGCGTCTACCTCGACCGGGTCGGTGCCTACCTCACCGACGCCGCCGTGCTCGTCGGCTTCGGTCTGCGCGCCGCCGACCTGTTCGGCAGCGGCCGCATCGACTGGCTGTGGGCCTTCCTCGGGACCCTGGCCGCCCTGGGCGCGATCCTCATCAAGGCGGAGACCGACCTCGTGGGTGTCGCCCGGCACCAGGCGGGCAAGCCGCCCGTGCAGGAGGCGGCCGCCGAGATGCGCTCCTCCGGCATGGCGCTGGCCCGCAAGGCCGCCTCCCTGCTCAGGTTCCACCGGCTGATCCTCGGCATCGAGGCGTCCCTGCTGATCCTGGTCCTGGCGGTCGTGGACCAGATGCGCGGCGACCTGTTCTTCTCCCGGCTCGGCGTCGCGGTGCTCGCCGCCATCGCCCTGCTCCAGACGCTGCTGCACCTCGTGTCGATCCTCGCCTCCAGCAGGCTGAAGTGA
- a CDS encoding glycosyltransferase — MSTGMKVGAVIITMGNRPEELRALLDSVAKQDGDPVEVVVVGNGSPVPDVPEGVRTIELPENLGIPGGRNVGIEAFGPGGRDVDILLFLDDDGLLPNHDTAELCRRAFTEDPGLGIVSFRIADPDTGVTQRRHVPRLRAADPMRSSRVTTFLGGANAVRTRVFAEVGGLPDEFFYAHEETDLAWRALDAGWMIDYRSDMVLYHPTTAPSRHAVYHRMVARNRVWLARRNLPALLVPVYLGVWLLLTLLRRPSRPALKAWFGGFREGWSTPCGPRRPMKWRTVWRLTRLGRPPVI; from the coding sequence GTGAGCACCGGCATGAAGGTCGGCGCGGTGATCATCACCATGGGCAACCGGCCCGAGGAGCTGCGTGCCCTGCTCGACTCGGTCGCCAAGCAGGACGGCGACCCGGTCGAGGTGGTCGTCGTCGGCAACGGCTCGCCCGTCCCGGACGTCCCCGAGGGCGTCCGCACGATCGAGCTGCCCGAGAACCTCGGCATCCCCGGCGGCCGCAACGTCGGCATCGAGGCCTTCGGCCCCGGCGGCCGCGACGTCGACATATTGCTCTTCCTGGACGACGACGGTCTGCTCCCGAACCACGACACCGCCGAACTGTGCCGCCGGGCGTTCACCGAGGACCCCGGGCTCGGCATCGTCAGCTTCCGCATCGCCGACCCCGACACCGGGGTCACCCAGCGCCGGCACGTCCCCCGGCTGCGGGCCGCCGACCCGATGCGCTCCTCCCGGGTCACCACCTTCCTCGGCGGCGCCAACGCCGTACGCACCCGGGTCTTCGCCGAAGTCGGCGGTCTCCCGGACGAATTCTTCTACGCCCACGAGGAAACCGACCTGGCATGGCGGGCTCTCGACGCGGGCTGGATGATCGACTACCGGTCCGACATGGTGCTGTACCACCCGACGACCGCTCCCTCGCGGCACGCGGTCTACCACCGCATGGTCGCCCGCAACCGCGTCTGGCTCGCCCGCCGCAACCTGCCCGCGCTCCTCGTCCCGGTCTACCTGGGCGTGTGGCTGCTGCTCACCCTGCTGCGCCGGCCCTCGCGGCCCGCCCTGAAGGCCTGGTTCGGGGGCTTCCGGGAGGGCTGGAGCACTCCCTGCGGTCCGCGCAGGCCGATGAAGTGGCGTACCGTCTGGCGCCTGACCCGACTGGGCCGGCCCCCGGTCATCTGA
- the hpnC gene encoding squalene synthase HpnC: MTETGTTRPGATERGTLDKAAAENFPVAPFFLPRAWRTDLMAVYGFARLVDDIGDGDLAPGGADARLLGVSPAEAEDRLVLLDAFEADLNRVFSGQPRHPLLRRLQPTVRRRSLAPEPFLGLIAANRQDQLVTRYETYDDLLAYCELSANPVGRLVLAVTGTSTPERIRLSDAICTALQIVEHLQDVAEDLGRDRIYLPAADMKRFHVQEADLVTKSAGASVRALVAYEAQRARELLNEGAPLVGSVHGRLKLLLAGFVAGGRAALRAIAAAEHDVLPGPPKPGKLQLLREVGVTLRGEG; the protein is encoded by the coding sequence ATGACGGAGACCGGCACGACGCGCCCCGGAGCGACGGAGCGCGGAACGCTCGACAAGGCCGCGGCGGAGAACTTCCCCGTGGCCCCCTTCTTCCTGCCCAGGGCCTGGCGCACCGACCTCATGGCGGTCTACGGCTTCGCGCGCCTCGTCGACGACATCGGCGACGGCGATCTCGCCCCCGGCGGCGCCGACGCCCGTCTGCTCGGCGTGTCGCCGGCCGAGGCCGAGGACCGGCTGGTCCTGCTGGACGCCTTCGAGGCCGACCTGAACCGCGTCTTCTCCGGACAGCCCCGGCATCCGCTGCTGCGCCGCCTCCAGCCCACGGTCCGCCGTCGCTCGCTCGCCCCCGAGCCCTTCCTGGGCCTGATCGCCGCCAACCGCCAGGACCAGCTCGTCACCCGCTACGAGACCTACGACGACCTGCTTGCCTACTGCGAGCTCTCCGCCAACCCCGTCGGCCGTCTCGTGCTCGCCGTCACCGGCACCTCGACCCCCGAGCGGATCCGCCTCTCGGACGCGATCTGCACGGCCCTCCAGATCGTCGAACACCTCCAGGACGTCGCCGAGGACCTCGGCCGCGACCGGATCTATCTGCCCGCCGCGGACATGAAGCGCTTTCACGTCCAGGAGGCGGATCTCGTCACGAAAAGCGCGGGCGCATCGGTGCGCGCTCTGGTTGCATACGAAGCACAACGCGCCCGCGAACTCCTGAATGAAGGCGCCCCCCTCGTGGGTAGCGTCCACGGCAGACTGAAGCTGCTGCTCGCAGGGTTCGTGGCGGGGGGAAGGGCGGCGCTCCGTGCGATCGCCGCCGCAGAACACGACGTACTTCCCGGCCCGCCCAAGCCCGGCAAGCTCCAGCTGCTGCGCGAGGTGGGCGTCACTCTGCGAGGAGAGGGGTGA
- the hpnD gene encoding presqualene diphosphate synthase HpnD — translation MIRTVESPSHVSAPVLAAYSYCEAVTGQQARNFAYGIRLLPTSKRRAMSALYAFSRRVDDIGDGALAGDVKAARLEDTRAMLTRVREGSVDADDTDPVAVALAHAAETFPIPLDGLDELIDGVLMDVRGETYETWDDLKVYCRCVAGAIGRLSLGVFGTEPGARAAERAPEYADTLGLALQLTNILRDVREDAEGGRTYLPADDLAKFGCSAGFKGSQPPEGADFAGLVHFEVRRARALFAEGYRLLPMLDRRSGACVAAMAGIYRRLLDRIERDPEAVLRGRVSLPGREKAYVAVRGLSGLDARHVTRQALRRRA, via the coding sequence GTGATCCGGACCGTGGAGTCACCATCGCATGTGTCCGCACCGGTACTCGCCGCCTACAGCTACTGCGAGGCCGTGACCGGACAGCAGGCCCGTAACTTCGCGTACGGCATCAGGCTGCTGCCGACGTCCAAGCGGCGTGCGATGTCGGCGCTCTACGCGTTCTCGCGGCGCGTCGACGACATCGGGGACGGCGCGCTGGCGGGCGACGTCAAGGCCGCGAGACTCGAGGACACCCGGGCGATGCTGACCCGGGTGCGGGAGGGCTCGGTCGACGCGGACGACACCGATCCGGTGGCCGTCGCCCTCGCCCATGCCGCCGAGACCTTCCCGATCCCGCTGGACGGCCTGGATGAACTGATCGACGGCGTCCTGATGGACGTCCGCGGCGAGACCTACGAGACCTGGGACGACCTGAAGGTGTACTGCCGCTGTGTGGCGGGCGCCATCGGGCGGCTCTCGCTCGGCGTGTTCGGTACCGAACCCGGGGCGCGCGCCGCCGAACGCGCGCCGGAGTACGCCGACACGCTCGGTCTCGCGCTCCAGCTCACCAACATCCTCAGAGACGTCCGCGAGGACGCCGAGGGCGGGCGCACATACCTGCCCGCCGACGATCTCGCGAAGTTCGGCTGCTCGGCCGGCTTCAAGGGGTCGCAGCCACCGGAGGGCGCCGACTTCGCGGGCCTCGTGCACTTCGAAGTGCGTCGGGCCCGCGCCCTTTTCGCCGAGGGCTACCGGCTCCTCCCCATGCTCGACCGGCGCAGCGGCGCCTGCGTCGCCGCCATGGCCGGCATCTACCGCCGGCTGCTCGACCGCATCGAGCGCGACCCCGAGGCGGTGCTGCGCGGCCGGGTCTCGCTGCCCGGACGCGAGAAGGCGTACGTCGCCGTCCGCGGGCTGTCCGGTCTGGACGCGAGGCATGTGACGCGGCAGGCCCTCAGGAGGCGCGCCTGA
- a CDS encoding 1-hydroxy-2-methyl-2-butenyl 4-diphosphate reductase: MSTQPATAPLLIACALGIEHLALRTGERGGAGGPVTLLRTGMGPKAAERSVTRRLADPALAGAAVLATGFCAGLAPGMHPGDLVVAEETRDPDGTVPCVETDLLVKELVRAVPGRTVHTGPLTGSDHIIRGLERSELFATGAIAVDMESAATLLSAVRAGERPVAAVRVVVDAPQHELVRIGTVRGGISAFRVLRSVLPAFYEWHRSLLLPRR; this comes from the coding sequence ATGAGCACCCAGCCCGCCACCGCTCCGCTGCTGATCGCCTGCGCCCTCGGCATCGAGCACCTCGCCCTGCGCACCGGCGAGCGCGGCGGGGCCGGCGGGCCGGTCACCCTGCTCCGGACGGGCATGGGTCCCAAGGCGGCGGAACGGTCCGTCACCCGGCGCCTGGCGGACCCCGCGCTCGCCGGGGCCGCCGTCCTGGCCACCGGCTTCTGCGCGGGGCTCGCCCCCGGGATGCACCCCGGCGATCTGGTGGTCGCCGAGGAGACCCGGGATCCGGACGGAACCGTTCCCTGTGTGGAGACCGACCTACTCGTCAAGGAGCTCGTACGGGCCGTACCGGGACGTACCGTGCACACCGGACCCCTCACCGGCTCCGATCACATCATCCGCGGTCTCGAACGGTCGGAGCTGTTCGCGACCGGCGCGATCGCGGTCGACATGGAGTCCGCGGCCACGCTTCTGAGCGCCGTGCGCGCGGGCGAGCGCCCCGTTGCGGCCGTCCGGGTGGTCGTGGACGCTCCACAACATGAACTCGTCCGGATCGGCACGGTACGCGGTGGAATATCAGCCTTCCGCGTCCTTCGTTCCGTTCTTCCAGCTTTCTACGAATGGCACCGTTCCTTGCTGCTCCCCAGGAGGTGA
- a CDS encoding ABC transporter permease: MSETTHDGTVAVSAPASPDEGLSAAQLAGRYGLSVSGARPSLVEYVRQLWDRRHFILAFSRAKLTAQYSQAKLGQLWQVATPLLNAAVYFFIFGVILNASRGMSKDVYIPFLVTGVFVFTFTQSSVMAGVRAISGNLGLVRALHFPRASLPISFALQQLQQLLFSMIVLFAVAIGFGHYPDLSWALIVPVLILQFLFNTGLALIMARAGAKTPDLAQLMPFVMRTWMYASGVMFSIPIMLADKPQWVATVLQWNPAAIYMDLMRFALIDEYGAENLPDHVWAAAGGWAALFALGGFVYFWKAEERYGRG; this comes from the coding sequence GTGAGTGAGACAACGCACGACGGCACGGTCGCGGTGAGCGCGCCCGCGTCGCCCGACGAGGGCCTCTCGGCGGCACAGCTCGCCGGCCGGTACGGCCTGTCCGTGAGCGGCGCCAGGCCCTCACTCGTCGAGTACGTCCGCCAGCTCTGGGACCGGCGCCACTTCATCCTCGCGTTCTCGCGGGCGAAGCTGACCGCCCAGTACAGCCAGGCCAAGCTCGGCCAGCTGTGGCAGGTGGCGACGCCGCTGCTGAACGCGGCCGTGTACTTCTTCATCTTCGGCGTCATCCTGAACGCCAGCCGGGGCATGTCCAAGGACGTCTACATCCCGTTCCTGGTCACGGGTGTCTTCGTGTTCACCTTCACGCAGAGCTCCGTCATGGCGGGCGTGCGGGCCATCTCCGGCAACCTCGGCCTGGTGCGCGCGCTGCACTTCCCGCGGGCCTCCCTGCCGATCTCCTTCGCGCTCCAGCAGCTCCAGCAGCTGCTGTTCTCGATGATCGTGCTGTTCGCCGTGGCGATCGGCTTCGGCCACTACCCGGATCTGTCCTGGGCGTTGATCGTCCCGGTGCTGATCCTGCAGTTCCTCTTCAACACCGGCCTCGCGCTGATCATGGCCCGCGCGGGAGCGAAGACCCCCGACCTCGCGCAGCTCATGCCGTTCGTGATGCGTACGTGGATGTACGCGTCCGGCGTGATGTTCTCGATCCCGATCATGCTGGCCGACAAGCCGCAGTGGGTCGCCACGGTCCTGCAGTGGAACCCGGCGGCCATCTACATGGACCTGATGCGCTTCGCCCTGATCGACGAGTACGGCGCCGAGAACCTGCCCGACCACGTCTGGGCGGCCGCGGGCGGCTGGGCCGCGCTCTTCGCGCTCGGCGGCTTCGTGTACTTCTGGAAGGCGGAGGAAAGGTACGGCCGTGGCTGA
- the shc gene encoding squalene--hopene cyclase, giving the protein MTATTDGSTGALPPRAAAASETRLDTPVAAGVQEAAERAVRRATEHLLARQDAQGWWKGDLETNVTMDAEDLLLRQFIGIRDESTTRAAAQFIRGEQREDGTWASFYGGPGELSTTIEAYVALRMDGDAPDAPHMARASAWIRAQGGIASARVFTRIWLALFGWWKWEDLPELPPELIYFPKWVPLNIYDFGCWARQTIVPLTIVSAKRPVRPAPFPLDELHADPADPNPAKPLAPVASWDGAFQRLDKALHQLRKVAPRRLRRAAMNSAARWIIERQENDGCWGGIQPPAVYSVIALHLLGYDLEHPVMRAGLESLDRFAIWREDGSRMIEACQSPVWDTCLATIALVDAGVPADHPQLVRAADWMLGEEIVRPGDWAVKRPQLPPGGWAFEFHNDNYPDIDDTAEVVLALRRVRHHDPERVERAIGRGVRWNLGMQSKNGAWGAFDVDNTSPFPNRLPFCDFGEVIDPPSADVTAHVVEMLAVEGLSHDPRTRRGIEWLLAEQEPDGSWFGRWGVNYVYGTGSVVPALTAAGLPASHPAIRRAVAWLEKVQNDDGGWGEDLRSYKYAREWSGRGASTASQTAWALMALLAAGEKDSKAVERGIEWLASTQREDGSWDEPYFTGTGFPWDFSINYHLYRQVFPLTALGRYVHGEPFSRTEAL; this is encoded by the coding sequence ATGACAGCGACGACCGACGGAAGCACCGGGGCTCTGCCGCCCCGCGCTGCCGCGGCCAGCGAAACCCGTCTCGACACCCCCGTGGCGGCCGGGGTACAAGAAGCCGCCGAACGCGCCGTCCGGCGCGCCACCGAGCACTTGCTCGCCCGGCAGGACGCCCAGGGCTGGTGGAAGGGCGACCTCGAGACCAACGTCACGATGGACGCCGAGGACCTGCTGCTCCGTCAGTTCATCGGCATCCGTGACGAGTCGACCACCCGGGCCGCCGCCCAGTTCATCCGCGGCGAGCAGCGCGAGGACGGCACCTGGGCGAGCTTCTACGGCGGGCCCGGCGAACTGTCCACCACCATCGAGGCGTACGTCGCCCTCCGCATGGACGGCGACGCGCCGGACGCCCCCCACATGGCGAGGGCCTCCGCCTGGATCCGAGCCCAGGGCGGTATCGCCTCCGCCCGGGTGTTCACCCGGATCTGGCTCGCCCTGTTCGGCTGGTGGAAGTGGGAGGACCTGCCCGAACTCCCGCCGGAACTCATCTACTTCCCCAAGTGGGTCCCCCTCAACATCTACGACTTCGGCTGCTGGGCCCGCCAGACCATCGTCCCGCTGACGATCGTCTCCGCGAAGCGCCCGGTGCGGCCCGCGCCCTTCCCGCTCGACGAGCTGCACGCCGACCCGGCCGACCCGAACCCGGCCAAGCCCCTTGCCCCCGTGGCGAGTTGGGACGGCGCCTTCCAGCGTCTCGACAAGGCCCTGCACCAGCTGCGCAAGGTGGCCCCGCGCAGACTGCGCAGAGCCGCGATGAACTCCGCGGCCCGCTGGATCATCGAGCGGCAGGAGAACGACGGCTGCTGGGGCGGCATCCAGCCGCCGGCCGTGTACTCGGTGATCGCGCTGCACCTGCTGGGCTACGACCTCGAACACCCGGTCATGCGGGCCGGGCTCGAGTCCCTGGACCGCTTCGCCATCTGGCGCGAGGACGGGTCCCGGATGATCGAGGCCTGCCAGTCGCCGGTCTGGGACACCTGCCTCGCCACCATCGCGCTCGTCGACGCGGGCGTGCCCGCCGACCACCCGCAGCTCGTCAGGGCCGCGGACTGGATGCTCGGCGAGGAGATCGTGCGACCCGGCGACTGGGCGGTCAAACGACCCCAACTCCCGCCGGGAGGATGGGCGTTCGAATTCCACAACGACAACTACCCCGACATCGACGACACCGCCGAGGTCGTCCTAGCCCTGCGCCGGGTCAGGCACCACGACCCCGAGCGGGTGGAGCGGGCCATCGGGCGCGGGGTGCGCTGGAACCTCGGGATGCAGTCGAAGAACGGAGCGTGGGGCGCCTTCGACGTCGACAACACCAGCCCGTTCCCCAACCGGCTGCCGTTCTGCGACTTCGGCGAGGTCATCGACCCGCCGTCGGCCGACGTCACCGCCCATGTGGTGGAGATGCTGGCCGTCGAGGGGCTCTCCCACGACCCGCGCACCCGGCGCGGCATCGAGTGGCTGCTAGCCGAACAGGAGCCGGACGGCTCGTGGTTCGGGCGCTGGGGCGTCAACTACGTCTACGGCACCGGTTCGGTGGTGCCCGCGCTGACGGCCGCGGGTCTGCCCGCCTCGCACCCCGCGATCCGGCGGGCGGTGGCCTGGCTGGAGAAGGTGCAGAACGACGACGGAGGCTGGGGCGAGGACCTGCGCTCCTACAAGTACGCCAGGGAATGGAGCGGCCGCGGCGCCTCCACCGCGTCGCAGACGGCCTGGGCGCTGATGGCGCTGCTGGCCGCGGGGGAGAAGGACTCCAAGGCGGTCGAACGCGGCATCGAGTGGCTCGCGAGCACCCAGCGCGAGGACGGCTCCTGGGACGAGCCCTACTTCACCGGCACCGGCTTCCCCTGGGACTTCTCCATCAACTACCACCTCTACCGGCAGGTCTTCCCGCTCACCGCCCTGGGCCGCTACGTCCATGGAGAACCGTTCTCCCGGACCGAGGCCCTCTGA
- a CDS encoding polyprenyl synthetase family protein: MPTVPPAETAAVRSAVDVTALLERGRTLATPVLKAAVDRLASPMDTVSAYHFGWIDAQGNPADGDGGKAVRPALAVLSAEVTGAAPETGIPGAVAVELVHNFSLLHDDLMDGDEQRRHRDTVWKVHGPAQAILVGDALFALANEVLLELGTVEAGRATRRLTTATRALIDGQAQDISYEHRDRVSVEECLEMEGNKTGALLACASSIGAVLGGADDRTADTLEKYGYHLGLAFQAVDDLLGIWGDPVSTGKQTWSDLRQRKKSLPVVAALAAGGAASDRLGEILAADAKSSDFENFSEEEFAARAALIEEAGGREWTAGEARRQHTIAIEALNAVDMPERVRAQFTALADFVVVRKR; the protein is encoded by the coding sequence GTGCCCACTGTGCCCCCGGCCGAGACGGCCGCTGTGAGGTCCGCGGTGGACGTGACCGCGCTCCTGGAGCGCGGCCGGACCCTGGCCACTCCGGTGCTGAAGGCGGCCGTGGACCGTCTCGCGTCCCCGATGGACACCGTTTCCGCCTACCATTTCGGCTGGATCGACGCCCAGGGCAACCCCGCCGACGGGGACGGCGGCAAGGCCGTGCGCCCCGCGCTCGCGGTGCTCTCGGCCGAGGTCACCGGTGCCGCTCCCGAGACCGGCATCCCCGGCGCGGTCGCCGTCGAACTCGTCCACAACTTCTCGCTGCTCCACGACGACCTGATGGACGGCGACGAGCAGCGCCGCCACCGCGACACCGTCTGGAAGGTGCACGGCCCCGCCCAGGCCATCCTGGTCGGCGACGCCCTGTTCGCCCTCGCCAACGAGGTCCTGCTCGAACTCGGCACCGTCGAGGCCGGACGCGCCACCCGCCGGCTGACCACCGCCACCCGTGCCCTGATCGACGGCCAGGCGCAGGACATCTCCTACGAGCACCGCGACCGCGTCAGCGTCGAGGAGTGCCTGGAGATGGAGGGCAACAAGACCGGCGCCCTGCTCGCCTGCGCCAGCTCCATCGGCGCCGTCCTCGGCGGCGCGGACGACCGTACCGCCGACACCCTGGAGAAGTACGGCTACCACCTGGGCCTCGCCTTCCAGGCCGTCGACGACCTCCTCGGCATCTGGGGCGACCCGGTCTCCACCGGCAAGCAGACCTGGAGCGACCTGCGCCAGCGCAAGAAGTCCCTGCCGGTCGTGGCCGCGCTCGCAGCCGGCGGTGCTGCCTCCGACCGGCTCGGCGAGATCCTCGCCGCCGACGCCAAGAGCAGCGACTTCGAGAACTTCTCCGAGGAGGAGTTCGCGGCCCGCGCCGCCCTCATCGAGGAGGCCGGAGGCCGTGAGTGGACGGCCGGGGAGGCCCGCCGTCAGCACACCATTGCCATCGAGGCCCTGAACGCCGTCGACATGCCCGAGCGGGTACGGGCGCAGTTCACGGCGCTCGCGGACTTCGTCGTCGTACGAAAGAGATGA